The Thunnus thynnus chromosome 2, fThuThy2.1, whole genome shotgun sequence genome includes a region encoding these proteins:
- the rimbp2b gene encoding RIMS-binding protein 2 isoform X8 produces the protein MTSSGTADHDKRWGKHANWSVMGTMGCQKTCQVEKLLKQSQREVVCSQRQRLATAKKNSRMRGTDKLRNEILPLQLPGIQRLDSFRLLEDNSGALRLSPQTLSHQRLKQKLLETEISTRRKECEALEAEVKKKNQTCQTLENELQDFLQENKHLSLQLFSNSHKASEYEKVKSEYAQLKETLGAVTQERDLALWERNQLQGKLENLEQVLKHMREAAERRQQLELEHEQALAVLNAKQQEIDLLQKAQVEAKKEHEGAVHLLENHLDSMQAKVRELEEKCRTQSEQFNLLSKELEKFRLQAGKFDILSTEPLTLCESPGSPNKSLSQLLNGLAAPIGKGNEAPTSRSLISEFIRPLQISADKPELLSVKPTFLTRSRASSPARAFLSEMDKELSSTTRSKPRFTGKVRLCIARYSYNPYDGPNEHPEAELPLVAGKYLYVYGTMDEDGFYEGELLDGQRGLVPSNFVDFVQDEETPSVQHRDTVAKEPGYLNHSSLGTQRLGVSTGIGTGISSLLSDSKLDCLSTSSLGMDLLGSSSNGTGTLDVSIDEVGEDIVPYPRRINLIKQLAKSVIIGWDPPVVPPGWGSISGYNVLVDKEVRMSVPYGGRTKSLIEKLNLATNTYRISVQSITDRGPSDELRCTLLVGKDVVVAPYYLRVDSITQASAELSWMPSNSNYSHTIFLNGAEYDMVKAGGYKYKFLNLKPMTVYKVKVVAQPHQVPWQLPMDQREKREISVEFCTQPAGPPLPPQEVQVQCGQTPGVLQVRWKPPPLTPAGTSNGASVIGYAVCTKGQKIAEVLYPTADYVTVELNRIQCLEAREIIVRTLSTQGESQDSPVAIIPHNLLGSPRLSHRTTAPPHPMPHPAHTQTHPPYPSTYPPNHPQPQVQPLPRAQPHTLPHAQPHSQPVCHPPPLPQPHFQRHPMPKSKPLVSAREPETKEHEVGLRPGKPWERSPSPLPPMRGPNLEPPHFQPRRSPSPQRILPQPQGVPIPNTIAKAMAREAAQRVFAEGNRVENRNIFSERGNTLHPLNSDEEEDGYDSPHARRRGASVDEFLRGSELGRQHHHHHYSHSEEYHTESSRGSDLSDIMEEDEEDLYSEMQLEEGRRRSINSHNTLKIIGNSPSHGSADRLDHSGRRPVHIGTPPQRRPIPSIDGYGERRHGRGRRSPEYYEESELEEMTRVFVALFDYDPLSMSPNPDAADEELPFKEGQIIKVFGNKDTDGFYRAEIRDRVGLIPCNMVSEIQTEDDEMMGQLLKQGFLPLNTPVEKLERNRRSGRQHPMSTRRMVALYDYDPRESSPNVDVEAELTFCAGDVITVFGEIDEDGFYYGELNGHKGLVPSNFLEEVPDDVEVFLTDSPSRYPQDTPARIKTKRKKSVHFTP, from the exons GAGACTGAGATCAGCACCAGAAGGAAGGAGTGTGAAGCACTTGAGGCAGAGGTGAAGAAAAAGAATCAAACATGTCAGACTTTG GAGAATGAGCTTCAAGATTTTCTCCAGGAGAACAAGCACTTGAGCCTCCAGTTGTTCAGCAATAGCCACAAGGCATCTGAGTATGAGAAG GTGAAGTCTGAGTATGCCCAGCTCAAAGAGACCCTTGGTGCTGTGACGCAGGAGAGAGATTTAGCCCTGTGGGAGAGGAACCAGCTCCAAGGCAAACTGGAGAACCTAGAGCAGGTGCTCAAG CATATGCGCGAGGCTGCGGAGCGGAGGCAGCAGCTAGAGTTGGAGCATGAGCAGGCCTTGGCTGTACTCAATGCAAAGCAGCAGGAGATTGACCTTCTTCAGAAG GCTCAGGTTGAGGCTAAAAAGGAACATGAAGGCGCTGTCCATCTGTTAGAG AACCACTTGGACAGCATGCAG GCCAAAGTCCGCGAGCTGGAGGAGAAATGTCGGACTCAGAGTGAACAGTTCAACCTCCTGTCAAAAGAGCTGGAGAAGTTCCGGCTCCAGGCTGGGAAGTTTGATATCCTCAGCACTGAACCCTTAACTTTATGTGAATCTCCTGGGTCACCCAACAAATCCCTATCCCAGCTCCTTAATGGACTGGCTGCCCCCATAGGAAAAG GCAATGAGGCTCCAACCAGCAGATCTTTGATATCTGAGTTCATTCGACCACTCCAGATCAGCGCAGACAAACCCGAGCTCCTCTCTGTCAAGCCAACATTCCTCACTCGCAGTCGAGCCAGCAGCCCAGCACGGGCTTTCCTCTCTGAG ATGGACAAAGAGCTCAGCTCAACCACCAGGTCGAAACCGAGGTTCACAGGAAAGGTTCGTCTGTGCATTGCGCGGTACAG TTACAATCCTTATGACGGGCCGAATGAGCATCCTGAGGCAGAGCTCCCCCTGGTGGCAGGGAAGTACCTCTACGTTTACGGAACAATGGATGAGGATGGCTTTTACGAAG GAGAGCTGCTGGATGGACAGCGGGGGCTTGTCCCCTCcaattttgtggattttgtccaagATGAGGAGACACCCTCCGTCCAACACAGGGACACAGTGGCTAAAGAACCTGGCTACCTCAACCACAGTAGCCTGGGGACTCAGAGACTGGGGGTCAGCACGGGAATTGGGACAGGCATAAGCAGCCTGCTGTCGGACAGTAAACTAGACTGTCTAAGCACCAGCAGCTTGGGCATGGACCTCCTGGGCTCCTCCAGCAATGGGACAGGAACTTTGGATGTCAGCATTGACGAGGTCGGTGAAGACATTGTGCCTTATCCCCGCCGCATCAACCTGATTAAACAACTGGCCAAGAGTGTGATTATTGGCTGGGATCCTCCTGTGGTCCCACCTGGCTGGGGCTCCATCAGTGGCTACAATGTCTTGGTAGATAAGGAGGTGCGCATGAGTGTCCCCTACGGGGGCAGGACAAAGTCTCTTATTGAGAAGCTCAATCTAGCCACAAACACCTACCGGATCTCGGTGCAGAGCATCACAGACCGGGGCCCGTCAGACGAGCTCCGGTGCACTCTGCTCGTGGGAAAGGACGTGGTGGTGGCACCTTACTACCTGCGTGTGGACAGCATCACACAGGCGTCTGCTGAGCTCTCTTGGATGCCCAGCAACAGCAACTACAGTCACACCATCTTCCTCAACGGTGCAGAGTACGACATGGTCAAGGCTGGGGGCTACAAGTACAAGTTTTTAAACCTGAAGCCCATGACGGTTTACAAGGTGAAGGTTGTGGCGCAGCCGCATCAGGTGCCTTGGCAGCTTCCGATGGACcagagggagaagagggaaATCTCTGTGGAGTTCTGCACTCAGCCTGCAG ggccccctctccctccccaggAGGTGCAGGTCCAGTGTGGTCAGACGCCCGGGGTCCTGCAGGTCAGATGGAAGCCGCCGCCTCTGACGCCTGCAGGGACCTCCAATGGGGCCAGCGTGATTGGCTATGCTGTTTGCACAAAGGGACAAAAG ATAGCAGAGGTCTTGTACCCCACAGCAGACTATGTGACGGTGGAGTTAAACAGGATTCAGTGTCTGGAGGCCAGGGAAATCATTGTAAGGACGTTATCAACACAAGGAGAGTCCCAGGACTCACCAGTGGCCATCATCCCGCACAATCTCTTGGGCTCTCCACGCCTCTCCCACCGAACCACCGCACCTCCCCACCCTATGCCccacccagcacacacacaaacccatcCTCCTTACCCATCTACGTACCCCCCGAATCACCCTCAGCCCCAGGTGCAGCCTCTGCCTCGAGCACAGCCCCACACGCTGCCCCATGCACAGCCGCACTCGCAGCCCGTCTGCCACCCACCTCCTCTTCCCCAGCCTCATTTCCAGCGCCACCCCATGCCCAAGTCCAAACCGCTCGTAAGTGCCAGAGAGCCAGAAACCAAAGAGCACGAGGTGGGCCTGCGGCCAGGCAAGCCCTGGGAGCGCTCCCCCTCTCCGCTGCCTCCCATGCGCGGACCCAACCTGGAGCCACCGCACTTCCAGCCACGGCGATCGCCCTCTCCTCAGAGGATCCTGCCGCAGCCTCAGGGAGTCCCCATCCCCAACACCATCGCCAAGGCCATGGCCAGGGAAGCTGCCCAGAGAGTGTTCGCTGAAGGCAACAGG GTTGAGAACAGGAACATCTTCAGTGAGCGTGGTAACACCCTGCATCCACTCAACTCtgacgaggaggaggacggCTACGACTCCCCGCATGCCAGGAGGAGAGGAGCCTCGGTGGATGAGTTCCTCAGAGGCTCGGAGCTGGGCAGACAG caccatcaccaccactacAGCCACAGCGAGGAGTACCACACAGAGAGCAGCCGGGGTTCAGACTTGTCCGACATCAtggaggaggacgaggaagaTCTCTACTCTGAGATGCAACTGGAGGAGGGGCGCAGGCGCAGCATCAACTCTCACAACACTCTAAAG ATCATTGGGAACTCGCCGTCTCATGGAAGCGCTGATCGTCTGGACCACTCGGGGAGGAGGCCGGTTCACATCGGCACCCCCCCTCAGCGAAGGCCCATCCCATCCATTG ACGGCTATGGCGAACGCAGGCACGGGCGGGGACGGCGCTCCCCGGAGTACTATGAGGAATCGGAGCTGGAGGAGATGACCCGTGTGTTTGTGGCTCTGTTTGACTATGACCCCCTGTCCATGTCTCCCAACCCTGATGCTGCTGATGAGGAGCTGCCTTTCAAGGAGGGCCAGATCATCAAG GTGTTTGGGAATAAAGACACGGATGGCTTCTACAGAGCTGAAATCCGAGACCGAGTTGGCCTGATCCCTTGTAACATGGTCTCCGAGATCCAAACAGAGGATGACGAGATGATGGGCCAGCTCCTCAAACAGGGCTTCCTGCCACTCAACACTCCTGTGGAGAAGTTAG AGAGGAACAGGCGGAGTGGGCGTCAACACCCGATGTCAACGAGGAGAATGGTGGCCCTGTATGACTATGACCCACGAGAGAGCTCCCCTAACGTTGATGTAGAG GCCGAACTGACTTTCTGTGCCGgtgatgtcatcacagtttTTGGAGAAATAGATGAAGATGGCTTTTACTAT GGCGAGCTCAATGGACACAAAGGACTTGTTCCTTCCAACTTTCTAGAAGAAGTGCCTGATGATGTAGAGGTTTTTCTCACTGACTCACCATCTCGATACCCCCAGGACACTCCAGCACGGATAAAGACCAAAAGG aagaagagtgTTCATTTCACACCTTAA
- the rimbp2b gene encoding RIMS-binding protein 2 isoform X9 encodes MTSSGTADHDKRWGKHANWSVMGTMGCQKTCQVEKLLKQSQREVVCSQRQRLATAKKNSRMRGTDKLRNEILPLQLPGIQRLDSFRLLEDNSGALRLSPQTLSHQRLKQKLLETEISTRRKECEALEAEVKKKNQTCQTLENELQDFLQENKHLSLQLFSNSHKASEYEKVKSEYAQLKETLGAVTQERDLALWERNQLQGKLENLEQVLKHMREAAERRQQLELEHEQALAVLNAKQQEIDLLQKAQVEAKKEHEGAVHLLEAKVRELEEKCRTQSEQFNLLSKELEKFRLQAGKFDILSTEPLTLCESPGSPNKSLSQLLNGLAAPIGKGNEAPTSRSLISEFIRPLQISADKPELLSVKPTFLTRSRASSPARAFLSEMDKELSSTTRSKPRFTGKVRLCIARYSYNPYDGPNEHPEAELPLVAGKYLYVYGTMDEDGFYEGELLDGQRGLVPSNFVDFVQDEETPSVQHRDTVAKEPGYLNHSSLGTQRLGVSTGIGTGISSLLSDSKLDCLSTSSLGMDLLGSSSNGTGTLDVSIDEVGEDIVPYPRRINLIKQLAKSVIIGWDPPVVPPGWGSISGYNVLVDKEVRMSVPYGGRTKSLIEKLNLATNTYRISVQSITDRGPSDELRCTLLVGKDVVVAPYYLRVDSITQASAELSWMPSNSNYSHTIFLNGAEYDMVKAGGYKYKFLNLKPMTVYKVKVVAQPHQVPWQLPMDQREKREISVEFCTQPAGPPLPPQEVQVQCGQTPGVLQVRWKPPPLTPAGTSNGASVIGYAVCTKGQKIAEVLYPTADYVTVELNRIQCLEAREIIVRTLSTQGESQDSPVAIIPHNLLGSPRLSHRTTAPPHPMPHPAHTQTHPPYPSTYPPNHPQPQVQPLPRAQPHTLPHAQPHSQPVCHPPPLPQPHFQRHPMPKSKPLVSAREPETKEHEVGLRPGKPWERSPSPLPPMRGPNLEPPHFQPRRSPSPQRILPQPQGVPIPNTIAKAMAREAAQRVFAEGNRVENRNIFSERGNTLHPLNSDEEEDGYDSPHARRRGASVDEFLRGSELGRQHHHHHYSHSEEYHTESSRGSDLSDIMEEDEEDLYSEMQLEEGRRRSINSHNTLKIIGNSPSHGSADRLDHSGRRPVHIGTPPQRRPIPSIDGYGERRHGRGRRSPEYYEESELEEMTRVFVALFDYDPLSMSPNPDAADEELPFKEGQIIKVFGNKDTDGFYRAEIRDRVGLIPCNMVSEIQTEDDEMMGQLLKQGFLPLNTPVEKLERNRRSGRQHPMSTRRMVALYDYDPRESSPNVDVEAELTFCAGDVITVFGEIDEDGFYYGELNGHKGLVPSNFLEEVPDDVEVFLTDSPSRYPQDTPARIKTKRKKSVHFTP; translated from the exons GAGACTGAGATCAGCACCAGAAGGAAGGAGTGTGAAGCACTTGAGGCAGAGGTGAAGAAAAAGAATCAAACATGTCAGACTTTG GAGAATGAGCTTCAAGATTTTCTCCAGGAGAACAAGCACTTGAGCCTCCAGTTGTTCAGCAATAGCCACAAGGCATCTGAGTATGAGAAG GTGAAGTCTGAGTATGCCCAGCTCAAAGAGACCCTTGGTGCTGTGACGCAGGAGAGAGATTTAGCCCTGTGGGAGAGGAACCAGCTCCAAGGCAAACTGGAGAACCTAGAGCAGGTGCTCAAG CATATGCGCGAGGCTGCGGAGCGGAGGCAGCAGCTAGAGTTGGAGCATGAGCAGGCCTTGGCTGTACTCAATGCAAAGCAGCAGGAGATTGACCTTCTTCAGAAG GCTCAGGTTGAGGCTAAAAAGGAACATGAAGGCGCTGTCCATCTGTTAGAG GCCAAAGTCCGCGAGCTGGAGGAGAAATGTCGGACTCAGAGTGAACAGTTCAACCTCCTGTCAAAAGAGCTGGAGAAGTTCCGGCTCCAGGCTGGGAAGTTTGATATCCTCAGCACTGAACCCTTAACTTTATGTGAATCTCCTGGGTCACCCAACAAATCCCTATCCCAGCTCCTTAATGGACTGGCTGCCCCCATAGGAAAAG GCAATGAGGCTCCAACCAGCAGATCTTTGATATCTGAGTTCATTCGACCACTCCAGATCAGCGCAGACAAACCCGAGCTCCTCTCTGTCAAGCCAACATTCCTCACTCGCAGTCGAGCCAGCAGCCCAGCACGGGCTTTCCTCTCTGAG ATGGACAAAGAGCTCAGCTCAACCACCAGGTCGAAACCGAGGTTCACAGGAAAGGTTCGTCTGTGCATTGCGCGGTACAG TTACAATCCTTATGACGGGCCGAATGAGCATCCTGAGGCAGAGCTCCCCCTGGTGGCAGGGAAGTACCTCTACGTTTACGGAACAATGGATGAGGATGGCTTTTACGAAG GAGAGCTGCTGGATGGACAGCGGGGGCTTGTCCCCTCcaattttgtggattttgtccaagATGAGGAGACACCCTCCGTCCAACACAGGGACACAGTGGCTAAAGAACCTGGCTACCTCAACCACAGTAGCCTGGGGACTCAGAGACTGGGGGTCAGCACGGGAATTGGGACAGGCATAAGCAGCCTGCTGTCGGACAGTAAACTAGACTGTCTAAGCACCAGCAGCTTGGGCATGGACCTCCTGGGCTCCTCCAGCAATGGGACAGGAACTTTGGATGTCAGCATTGACGAGGTCGGTGAAGACATTGTGCCTTATCCCCGCCGCATCAACCTGATTAAACAACTGGCCAAGAGTGTGATTATTGGCTGGGATCCTCCTGTGGTCCCACCTGGCTGGGGCTCCATCAGTGGCTACAATGTCTTGGTAGATAAGGAGGTGCGCATGAGTGTCCCCTACGGGGGCAGGACAAAGTCTCTTATTGAGAAGCTCAATCTAGCCACAAACACCTACCGGATCTCGGTGCAGAGCATCACAGACCGGGGCCCGTCAGACGAGCTCCGGTGCACTCTGCTCGTGGGAAAGGACGTGGTGGTGGCACCTTACTACCTGCGTGTGGACAGCATCACACAGGCGTCTGCTGAGCTCTCTTGGATGCCCAGCAACAGCAACTACAGTCACACCATCTTCCTCAACGGTGCAGAGTACGACATGGTCAAGGCTGGGGGCTACAAGTACAAGTTTTTAAACCTGAAGCCCATGACGGTTTACAAGGTGAAGGTTGTGGCGCAGCCGCATCAGGTGCCTTGGCAGCTTCCGATGGACcagagggagaagagggaaATCTCTGTGGAGTTCTGCACTCAGCCTGCAG ggccccctctccctccccaggAGGTGCAGGTCCAGTGTGGTCAGACGCCCGGGGTCCTGCAGGTCAGATGGAAGCCGCCGCCTCTGACGCCTGCAGGGACCTCCAATGGGGCCAGCGTGATTGGCTATGCTGTTTGCACAAAGGGACAAAAG ATAGCAGAGGTCTTGTACCCCACAGCAGACTATGTGACGGTGGAGTTAAACAGGATTCAGTGTCTGGAGGCCAGGGAAATCATTGTAAGGACGTTATCAACACAAGGAGAGTCCCAGGACTCACCAGTGGCCATCATCCCGCACAATCTCTTGGGCTCTCCACGCCTCTCCCACCGAACCACCGCACCTCCCCACCCTATGCCccacccagcacacacacaaacccatcCTCCTTACCCATCTACGTACCCCCCGAATCACCCTCAGCCCCAGGTGCAGCCTCTGCCTCGAGCACAGCCCCACACGCTGCCCCATGCACAGCCGCACTCGCAGCCCGTCTGCCACCCACCTCCTCTTCCCCAGCCTCATTTCCAGCGCCACCCCATGCCCAAGTCCAAACCGCTCGTAAGTGCCAGAGAGCCAGAAACCAAAGAGCACGAGGTGGGCCTGCGGCCAGGCAAGCCCTGGGAGCGCTCCCCCTCTCCGCTGCCTCCCATGCGCGGACCCAACCTGGAGCCACCGCACTTCCAGCCACGGCGATCGCCCTCTCCTCAGAGGATCCTGCCGCAGCCTCAGGGAGTCCCCATCCCCAACACCATCGCCAAGGCCATGGCCAGGGAAGCTGCCCAGAGAGTGTTCGCTGAAGGCAACAGG GTTGAGAACAGGAACATCTTCAGTGAGCGTGGTAACACCCTGCATCCACTCAACTCtgacgaggaggaggacggCTACGACTCCCCGCATGCCAGGAGGAGAGGAGCCTCGGTGGATGAGTTCCTCAGAGGCTCGGAGCTGGGCAGACAG caccatcaccaccactacAGCCACAGCGAGGAGTACCACACAGAGAGCAGCCGGGGTTCAGACTTGTCCGACATCAtggaggaggacgaggaagaTCTCTACTCTGAGATGCAACTGGAGGAGGGGCGCAGGCGCAGCATCAACTCTCACAACACTCTAAAG ATCATTGGGAACTCGCCGTCTCATGGAAGCGCTGATCGTCTGGACCACTCGGGGAGGAGGCCGGTTCACATCGGCACCCCCCCTCAGCGAAGGCCCATCCCATCCATTG ACGGCTATGGCGAACGCAGGCACGGGCGGGGACGGCGCTCCCCGGAGTACTATGAGGAATCGGAGCTGGAGGAGATGACCCGTGTGTTTGTGGCTCTGTTTGACTATGACCCCCTGTCCATGTCTCCCAACCCTGATGCTGCTGATGAGGAGCTGCCTTTCAAGGAGGGCCAGATCATCAAG GTGTTTGGGAATAAAGACACGGATGGCTTCTACAGAGCTGAAATCCGAGACCGAGTTGGCCTGATCCCTTGTAACATGGTCTCCGAGATCCAAACAGAGGATGACGAGATGATGGGCCAGCTCCTCAAACAGGGCTTCCTGCCACTCAACACTCCTGTGGAGAAGTTAG AGAGGAACAGGCGGAGTGGGCGTCAACACCCGATGTCAACGAGGAGAATGGTGGCCCTGTATGACTATGACCCACGAGAGAGCTCCCCTAACGTTGATGTAGAG GCCGAACTGACTTTCTGTGCCGgtgatgtcatcacagtttTTGGAGAAATAGATGAAGATGGCTTTTACTAT GGCGAGCTCAATGGACACAAAGGACTTGTTCCTTCCAACTTTCTAGAAGAAGTGCCTGATGATGTAGAGGTTTTTCTCACTGACTCACCATCTCGATACCCCCAGGACACTCCAGCACGGATAAAGACCAAAAGG aagaagagtgTTCATTTCACACCTTAA